A genomic segment from Nitrospira sp. encodes:
- a CDS encoding Polysaccharide biosynthesis protein: MSAKAVSKGIVWVGSWSIAKMATSALLLPVLARFLGIEGYGQYAYYLALLLLASQFANVGMMQTMTKRIAERPDDLPWCRAVAGAGALINGTGVIVVGFAVGLLIVSTAPRWADAVPIALVVVAVLLFDQIWFYARGILYGLRQEERAAIPAIIGVMTAGVLGVASALGGMGVVGVFTGLLTANLFVAVVCLRSAVRALDVAGREQPDHVVSPPTGAMLHFGVSAMVFSVLNMALCSLDVILVRHLAGESQAGLYAAAVQWSQFVWFIPIAVEGVMLQATARFWAEQRVEEVTRLVSRLVRYVVLGTSFLLLLVSVLGDHIILLYFGPPFSEAILGLRLLVPGAFCFALARVMWPVIQAGGEAVHLIRVMGAIVLVDAGLCLALVPAWGAAGAAAATSMSFALVALGYVWILHRRQVHMFEGFPASRLIGLWLGTGVAVAGAAALFPMPLLSIMVGGLIGTMVYGGGVFWLGLLKVEEVESMVQSLPGVLRQVGEPMFRCVEPLLLRLKAVALN; encoded by the coding sequence ATGTCGGCGAAAGCGGTCTCTAAAGGCATTGTATGGGTCGGGAGCTGGTCGATCGCGAAGATGGCGACCTCGGCGCTCCTGTTGCCTGTCCTGGCTCGTTTTCTCGGCATCGAGGGTTACGGCCAATATGCCTACTACCTGGCCCTGCTCCTGCTCGCCTCTCAGTTCGCCAACGTGGGCATGATGCAGACCATGACCAAACGCATCGCGGAACGGCCCGACGATCTGCCTTGGTGCCGAGCAGTGGCAGGGGCCGGCGCCCTCATCAATGGAACGGGAGTGATCGTCGTCGGTTTCGCCGTGGGGCTGCTGATCGTGAGTACCGCCCCTCGATGGGCTGACGCCGTTCCGATCGCTCTCGTGGTGGTAGCGGTGTTGTTGTTCGATCAGATCTGGTTCTACGCCCGCGGGATCCTCTATGGTCTCCGGCAGGAGGAACGGGCGGCGATTCCCGCTATCATCGGAGTCATGACGGCGGGAGTGCTCGGCGTGGCGTCGGCCCTGGGCGGCATGGGGGTGGTGGGTGTCTTCACCGGACTCTTGACGGCGAATCTCTTCGTGGCGGTTGTCTGTCTTCGGTCGGCCGTGCGGGCGCTCGACGTGGCCGGGCGTGAGCAACCGGATCATGTGGTGTCTCCGCCCACAGGAGCGATGCTGCATTTCGGAGTTTCGGCGATGGTCTTTTCGGTGTTGAACATGGCCTTGTGTTCGCTCGATGTCATCCTGGTTCGACACTTGGCCGGGGAGTCGCAAGCCGGTCTCTATGCGGCGGCAGTCCAATGGTCGCAATTCGTCTGGTTTATCCCGATTGCGGTCGAAGGCGTGATGTTGCAGGCGACGGCCCGTTTCTGGGCCGAGCAACGGGTGGAGGAAGTGACGAGGTTGGTGAGTCGGCTCGTGCGGTACGTAGTGCTCGGGACATCGTTCCTGCTCCTGCTGGTCTCGGTCTTGGGGGACCACATCATCCTGCTGTATTTCGGGCCTCCATTCTCAGAAGCCATCCTGGGATTGCGGCTGTTGGTGCCGGGGGCCTTCTGTTTCGCTTTGGCGCGCGTGATGTGGCCGGTGATTCAAGCCGGCGGTGAGGCGGTACATTTGATTCGGGTCATGGGCGCGATCGTCCTGGTGGATGCAGGGCTTTGCTTGGCGTTGGTTCCGGCCTGGGGAGCTGCCGGTGCTGCAGCGGCCACCTCGATGTCCTTCGCACTGGTAGCCCTTGGTTATGTCTGGATTCTGCATCGCCGACAGGTTCACATGTTCGAAGGATTTCCGGCTTCCAGATTGATCGGTCTCTGGTTGGGAACCGGTGTGGCTGTTGCCGGGGCGGCGGCGTTGTTCCCGATGCCGCTGCTGTCGATCATGGTAGGGGGGCTGATCGGCACAATGGTGTACGGCGGCGGAGTGTTTTGGCTCGGGCTCTTGAAGGTCGAAGAAGTCGAGTCGATGGTGCAGAGTTTGCCGGGCGTCTTGCGACAGGTGGGAGAACCGATGTTTCGTTGCGTCGAGCCGCTGTTACTCAGGCTTAAGGCCGTGGCGTTGAATTAG
- a CDS encoding Glycosyl transferase, family 2, translating into MSVERHTVSVVIPTLGRDTLTLCRAALAKQTRQPDEVIVVVDQQRRGVAWARNEGIAKASGDLIAFADDDGIPPEDWLERLIAALDRHDAAAAGGTFQETDPLLDAIRRRNPLPTMEQLDPGGLVGNGGNLLIKRDWLDACMRDDGYVFNPSFAGSGEDWELIWRLRKRGARVVYVPVPVAHLRQANVGQHLRHSFQRGAGIARLFRVMRADRSGIIPQDSLLWGRAGRKADPRWGRALWEKLFGPFDWGRFHNKRHFWLFWIGEKCQAVGFLWELWRGTKTVSGATGVSVERPADSYRMESKS; encoded by the coding sequence ATGTCTGTCGAGCGACACACAGTCTCGGTCGTCATCCCCACCCTGGGACGCGACACATTGACATTGTGCCGGGCGGCCTTGGCGAAACAGACCAGGCAGCCGGATGAAGTGATCGTAGTCGTCGATCAGCAACGACGCGGCGTGGCTTGGGCCAGAAATGAAGGGATTGCCAAGGCGAGCGGAGACCTGATTGCGTTCGCCGATGACGACGGGATTCCGCCAGAGGACTGGCTGGAGCGGCTGATCGCGGCGCTGGATCGCCATGATGCAGCCGCGGCGGGCGGTACGTTCCAAGAAACCGATCCGCTCTTGGACGCCATCCGTCGGCGCAATCCGTTGCCGACCATGGAGCAGTTGGATCCGGGAGGATTGGTCGGTAACGGGGGCAACCTTTTGATCAAGCGCGATTGGTTGGATGCCTGCATGCGGGACGACGGCTATGTCTTCAATCCCTCCTTTGCCGGATCAGGTGAAGACTGGGAGCTGATCTGGCGATTGCGCAAACGCGGAGCAAGGGTGGTCTACGTCCCGGTTCCAGTCGCGCATCTGCGTCAGGCGAACGTCGGACAACACCTGCGCCATTCGTTTCAGCGAGGGGCGGGCATCGCGAGGTTGTTTCGCGTGATGCGAGCGGATAGGAGCGGGATCATTCCTCAAGACAGTCTTTTATGGGGGCGGGCCGGTAGGAAAGCCGATCCGCGATGGGGCAGAGCCCTGTGGGAGAAATTATTCGGGCCGTTCGACTGGGGACGATTCCACAACAAGCGGCATTTCTGGCTGTTCTGGATCGGGGAGAAATGTCAGGCCGTCGGATTCCTCTGGGAGCTGTGGAGAGGAACAAAAACCGTGTCGGGTGCGACCGGCGTTTCCGTCGAACGACCAGCCGATTCCTATAGGATGGAATCCAAGTCATGA